A single region of the Polymorphum gilvum SL003B-26A1 genome encodes:
- a CDS encoding ComEC/Rec2 family competence protein: MGNRDGTGEATKTLPSGHGPGAPTTPARGFYSASAARLAQALLDRLRAPGGRAAQTGSSRSGTRPAPPPDHGLLWCAFAFAGGIWAYFALSDEPSPWPVALLALALAPAVAAAHSHGRLRRPLLLAWWALLGFLAGTLRTALVAAPVLGSERTVEISGFIEAIDRDGGGAQVVLAPVLLSGLAEDALPRRVRVLVRGDGADGLAAGDAVALRARLFPPSGPVRPGGYDFAFRAFYQGIGATGFAFGAVQPVDLGPRPAALEIRRQVALVRDGLGERIRRQLGDGDAGAIAVALLVGLRGGISAEAQDSLRQAGLAHVLAISGLHMALFSGGVYAAVLAVLAVFERVTLRFAIHRWAAALALIAASAYLVLSGASVATQRSYLMIALVFAGILAGRRGLTMRSLALAGLAILAWSPESLFAPGFQMSFAAVLCLIAVYGAWARRPRAAGFERRRAAGAAERMLRRAGLWLTGLVVTSLVAGVATGIVGVYHFERASPYGLIGNLLAMPVVSFVVMPAGVLALALLPFGVAAGPLWIMGRGIEAMLAAARWTQALTPNEGVVGSLPASAACLLIGGLFAMVLAAGRMRLAALAPLGLGLALALAHRPADVHIPDRGVGLAARDGSGTLRVSARRPGFASEGWLRAEAVAPSAFPSRRMTEEQQRCDAAGCVVLAHAPSAPGSDAESARGPRTAPLTIALVRDRRALPTDCVRADVVITQLQAPEGCGGQLVVDAVTRATTGALALWLVAEEGRTRIVRLERGNSQPRRPWRRPMPDSP; encoded by the coding sequence GTGGGGAACCGGGACGGAACCGGGGAAGCCACGAAGACCTTGCCGTCGGGCCACGGGCCCGGCGCGCCGACGACACCGGCCCGCGGGTTTTATTCCGCCTCGGCGGCGCGCCTGGCGCAGGCGCTTCTCGACCGGCTGCGCGCTCCGGGCGGCCGGGCGGCGCAGACCGGCTCGTCCCGCTCGGGGACCAGACCCGCGCCACCTCCCGACCATGGTCTCTTGTGGTGCGCCTTCGCCTTCGCAGGCGGGATCTGGGCGTATTTCGCCCTGTCGGACGAGCCGTCGCCGTGGCCCGTCGCGCTGCTCGCCCTGGCGCTTGCTCCGGCGGTCGCGGCGGCGCATAGCCACGGCCGGCTCCGGCGGCCGCTGCTGCTCGCCTGGTGGGCGCTGCTCGGCTTTCTCGCCGGCACGTTGCGCACGGCACTGGTCGCTGCGCCGGTACTCGGCAGCGAGCGCACCGTCGAAATTTCCGGCTTCATCGAGGCGATCGACCGGGACGGCGGCGGCGCGCAGGTTGTGCTCGCCCCGGTGCTGCTGTCCGGCCTGGCCGAGGACGCCCTGCCGCGGCGGGTGCGCGTGTTGGTGCGTGGCGACGGCGCCGACGGGCTGGCCGCGGGCGACGCCGTCGCCTTGCGCGCGCGCCTGTTCCCGCCGTCCGGGCCGGTGCGGCCGGGCGGTTACGATTTCGCCTTCCGCGCCTTCTATCAGGGCATCGGGGCGACAGGCTTCGCCTTCGGCGCGGTCCAGCCGGTCGATCTCGGTCCGCGTCCGGCGGCGCTCGAGATTCGCCGTCAGGTGGCCTTGGTCCGCGACGGTCTCGGCGAGCGCATCCGCCGCCAGCTCGGCGACGGCGATGCCGGCGCGATCGCTGTGGCCCTGCTGGTCGGCCTGCGCGGCGGGATCTCCGCCGAGGCGCAGGACAGCCTGCGTCAGGCGGGGCTGGCGCATGTGCTGGCGATTTCCGGGTTGCACATGGCCCTGTTTTCGGGCGGCGTCTATGCCGCCGTGCTGGCGGTGCTGGCCGTGTTCGAGCGGGTCACCCTGCGCTTTGCCATCCACCGCTGGGCGGCTGCGCTCGCCCTGATCGCGGCAAGCGCCTATCTGGTGCTGTCGGGGGCGTCGGTGGCGACCCAGCGCTCCTATCTGATGATCGCGCTGGTGTTCGCCGGCATCCTCGCCGGCCGGCGCGGGCTGACCATGCGCAGCCTGGCGCTTGCAGGGCTCGCGATCCTCGCCTGGTCGCCGGAAAGCCTGTTCGCGCCGGGCTTCCAGATGTCCTTCGCCGCCGTCCTCTGTCTGATTGCCGTCTACGGCGCCTGGGCGCGGCGCCCGCGTGCGGCGGGCTTCGAGCGGCGCCGGGCGGCGGGCGCGGCCGAGCGGATGCTGCGCCGCGCCGGGCTGTGGCTGACGGGCCTCGTCGTCACGTCGCTGGTCGCGGGGGTGGCGACCGGCATCGTCGGCGTCTACCACTTCGAGCGGGCCTCGCCCTACGGGCTGATAGGCAATCTGCTCGCCATGCCGGTGGTGTCCTTCGTGGTCATGCCGGCCGGCGTCCTCGCGCTGGCGCTGCTGCCGTTCGGGGTGGCGGCTGGGCCGCTGTGGATCATGGGACGCGGCATCGAGGCAATGCTGGCGGCGGCGCGCTGGACCCAGGCGCTGACGCCCAACGAGGGCGTCGTCGGCAGCCTGCCGGCGTCCGCGGCATGCCTGCTGATCGGCGGGCTGTTCGCGATGGTCCTGGCGGCCGGCCGGATGCGTCTCGCCGCGCTGGCGCCGCTCGGCCTCGGGCTGGCGCTTGCGCTCGCGCACCGGCCCGCCGACGTCCACATTCCTGACCGCGGCGTAGGGCTTGCCGCGCGTGACGGCTCAGGAACCCTGCGCGTGTCGGCGCGCCGGCCGGGATTCGCTTCCGAGGGCTGGTTGCGCGCGGAGGCGGTTGCGCCCTCGGCCTTCCCGTCGCGGCGGATGACGGAAGAGCAGCAGCGCTGCGACGCGGCGGGTTGCGTCGTCCTGGCTCATGCGCCTTCGGCCCCCGGGAGCGACGCGGAATCGGCGAGAGGACCGCGGACCGCACCGCTGACCATCGCCCTTGTCCGCGACCGGCGCGCGCTGCCCACGGATTGCGTCCGCGCCGACGTCGTGATCACCCAACTGCAGGCGCCGGAAGGTTGCGGCGGTCAACTGGTCGTCGATGCCGTCACGCGCGCGACGACCGGCGCCCTGGCGCTGTGGCTCGTCGCGGAGGAGGGGCGGACGCGGATCGTGCGCCTCGAACGGGGCAACAGCCAGCCGCGGCGGCCCTGGCGCCGGCCCATGCCGGACAGTCCATGA
- the lexA gene encoding transcriptional repressor LexA produces the protein MLTRKQYELLMFIHERLKETGVPPSFDEMKDALDLRSKSGIHRLITALEERGFIRRLPNRARAMEVVRLPESIAPGLGSPRSRGFSPSIIEGSLGRAPAQAGRTEAGDPAGMATIPVMGRIAAGVPIEAIQTHSHSISVPPELLGRGEHYALEVRGDSMIEAGILDGDTVLIRKTDSAESGDIVVALVDDEEATLKRLRKKGPSIALEAANPAYETRIFGPGRVRIQGRLVALFRQY, from the coding sequence ATGTTGACGCGCAAGCAGTACGAACTTCTGATGTTCATCCACGAACGTCTGAAGGAAACCGGCGTGCCGCCCTCCTTCGATGAGATGAAGGATGCCCTCGACTTGCGCTCCAAGTCGGGCATCCACCGCCTTATCACGGCCCTGGAGGAACGCGGCTTCATCCGCCGACTGCCCAATCGCGCGCGTGCCATGGAGGTGGTGCGTCTGCCCGAATCGATCGCTCCCGGCCTCGGCTCGCCGCGCTCGCGCGGCTTCTCGCCCTCGATCATCGAGGGATCGCTCGGCCGTGCCCCGGCTCAGGCCGGACGGACCGAGGCCGGCGATCCGGCCGGCATGGCGACGATCCCGGTCATGGGCCGGATCGCCGCCGGCGTGCCGATCGAGGCGATCCAGACCCACAGCCATTCGATCTCGGTTCCGCCGGAGCTGCTCGGCCGCGGCGAGCACTATGCCTTGGAGGTGCGCGGCGATTCGATGATCGAGGCCGGCATCCTCGACGGCGATACGGTGCTCATCCGCAAGACCGACAGCGCCGAAAGCGGCGACATCGTCGTCGCCCTCGTCGACGACGAGGAAGCGACGCTGAAGCGCCTGCGCAAGAAGGGCCCGTCCATTGCCCTCGAGGCGGCCAACCCGGCCTATGAGACCCGCATCTTCGGCCCCGGCCGGGTCCGCATCCAGGGCCGTCTGGTCGCCCTGTTCCGCCAGTACTGA
- a CDS encoding radical SAM protein — protein MTTDIEERPFELGLMYSHRCNIECRHCGIESGPRNRARMTLELARDVIQQAAELDPPATTIAFTGGEPLLYPRETEALLDLAHGLGLSTRIVTNGFWGRNRSRGLQLLYRLRFAGLDTINFSADAYHLEYLNAAILRQAIDIAEEVGFIVIVNMTVNAAVSPVDAFSRLYGIARERLVGFDETVFRAELRAGADLSRYDGRILVSGGRLIGLGRAALYPEEHFLSPLETFARTPCSEIVNRPVVYPDGALMACCCAGGKIAAFRVGNLHSQPLADLVEAMRRRTHFRFINDLGPRVLYEALAEMRPRAGDERPHASICDVCVAATRGRAPDEVDRLLEHWLVRRLVEA, from the coding sequence ATGACAACCGACATCGAGGAACGTCCGTTCGAACTCGGGCTGATGTACTCGCACCGCTGCAACATCGAATGCCGCCACTGCGGCATCGAATCGGGGCCGCGCAACCGGGCGCGCATGACGCTCGAACTGGCCCGCGACGTCATCCAGCAGGCGGCGGAGCTCGACCCGCCGGCGACGACCATCGCCTTCACCGGCGGCGAGCCCCTGCTCTACCCGCGCGAGACCGAAGCCCTGCTCGACCTCGCCCACGGCCTCGGCCTGTCGACGCGCATCGTCACCAACGGCTTCTGGGGCCGGAACCGCAGCCGCGGCCTGCAGCTCCTTTACCGGCTGCGCTTCGCCGGGCTCGACACGATCAACTTCAGCGCCGATGCCTATCACCTGGAGTATCTGAATGCCGCGATCCTGCGTCAGGCGATCGACATCGCCGAGGAGGTCGGCTTCATCGTCATCGTCAACATGACGGTGAACGCGGCCGTGTCGCCGGTCGACGCCTTCTCCCGCCTCTACGGCATCGCGCGCGAACGGCTGGTCGGTTTCGACGAGACCGTGTTCCGAGCGGAGCTGCGCGCCGGCGCGGACCTTTCCCGCTATGACGGGCGCATTCTCGTCTCAGGCGGCCGGCTGATCGGCCTCGGCCGGGCCGCGCTCTATCCGGAGGAGCATTTCCTGTCGCCGCTGGAGACCTTTGCCAGGACGCCCTGTTCGGAGATCGTCAATCGTCCCGTGGTCTATCCGGACGGCGCACTGATGGCCTGCTGCTGCGCCGGCGGCAAGATCGCCGCCTTTCGCGTCGGCAACCTGCACAGCCAGCCGCTGGCCGACCTGGTCGAGGCCATGCGACGGCGCACCCACTTCCGCTTCATCAACGACCTGGGTCCACGCGTCCTCTACGAGGCCCTCGCCGAGATGCGCCCGCGCGCCGGCGACGAGCGGCCGCACGCCTCGATCTGCGACGTCTGCGTGGCGGCGACGCGCGGCCGCGCGCCCGACGAGGTCGACAGGCTGCTGGAGCACTGGCTGGTGCGCCGGCTGGTCGAGGCCTGA
- a CDS encoding radical SAM/SPASM domain-containing protein, which yields MDETVRLARLYDGDPAKLLRTWAGDSPPRIVVWELTLACDLGCRHCGSRAGKARRDELDTQEALDVVRQLADLGVAEVILIGGEVYLRDDWFLIAAAVTQAGMTCSLVTGGRGFDAGVVDEALAAGVRIVGVSIDGLPATHDRLRGVPGSYEAAIATARRIAATGRLTLSVNTQINRLSLPELRAVAERVVELGAVAWQIQLTVALGRAADRPDLLLQPWHLLELFPQLVAIKKEILEPGGVQLFPGNNIGYFGPFEAELRYGGDAGHTWMGCGAGRAALGLEADGKLKGCPSLPTVPYTGGNVRDTPIAELWAHAPEISALGRRTTDDLWGFCGTCRHAAVCKAGCTWTAHALFGRPGNNPYCHHRAWSLAQTGLRERVVLVEKAPGRPFDHGRYEIVVEPLDAETPDEERLAPVPRARAAALFGLRADAPSAWSGEDLVEATRSARR from the coding sequence ATGGACGAGACCGTGCGGCTGGCCCGGCTCTACGACGGCGATCCGGCGAAGCTGCTGCGCACCTGGGCCGGCGACAGCCCGCCGAGGATCGTGGTGTGGGAACTGACGCTCGCCTGCGACCTCGGCTGCCGCCACTGCGGCTCGCGCGCCGGCAAGGCGCGCCGCGACGAGCTCGACACGCAGGAGGCGCTCGACGTCGTCCGCCAGCTCGCCGACCTCGGCGTCGCCGAGGTCATCCTGATCGGCGGCGAGGTCTACCTGCGCGACGACTGGTTCCTCATCGCCGCCGCGGTCACCCAGGCCGGCATGACCTGCAGCCTGGTCACCGGCGGGCGCGGCTTCGATGCCGGCGTGGTCGACGAGGCGCTTGCGGCCGGCGTGCGCATCGTCGGCGTGTCGATCGACGGCCTGCCGGCGACCCACGACCGGCTGCGCGGCGTACCCGGCTCCTACGAGGCTGCCATCGCCACCGCACGGCGCATCGCGGCGACCGGACGCCTGACGCTGTCCGTCAACACTCAGATCAACCGCCTGTCGCTGCCTGAACTGCGCGCCGTCGCCGAGCGGGTCGTCGAGCTCGGCGCCGTCGCCTGGCAGATCCAGCTCACCGTCGCGCTCGGGCGCGCCGCCGACCGGCCGGACCTGCTGCTGCAGCCCTGGCACCTGCTGGAACTGTTTCCCCAGCTCGTCGCCATCAAGAAGGAGATCCTCGAGCCCGGCGGGGTGCAGCTCTTCCCCGGCAACAACATCGGCTATTTCGGCCCCTTCGAGGCGGAGCTGCGCTATGGCGGCGACGCCGGCCACACCTGGATGGGCTGCGGCGCCGGCCGCGCCGCCCTCGGCCTGGAGGCCGACGGCAAGCTGAAGGGTTGCCCGTCGCTGCCGACGGTGCCCTACACGGGCGGCAACGTGCGCGACACGCCGATCGCCGAGCTGTGGGCCCACGCGCCCGAGATCTCGGCCCTCGGCCGGCGCACCACCGACGACCTGTGGGGCTTCTGCGGCACCTGCCGGCACGCGGCCGTGTGCAAGGCGGGCTGCACCTGGACGGCGCATGCGCTGTTCGGGCGGCCGGGCAACAACCCCTATTGCCACCATCGCGCCTGGAGCCTCGCGCAGACCGGCCTGCGCGAGCGGGTCGTGCTCGTCGAGAAGGCACCCGGCCGCCCCTTCGACCACGGCCGCTACGAGATCGTCGTCGAACCGCTCGACGCCGAGACACCGGACGAGGAGCGCCTCGCGCCGGTGCCGCGAGCGCGCGCGGCGGCGCTGTTCGGGCTGCGCGCCGACGCGCCGAGCGCCTGGTCCGGGGAGGATCTCGTCGAGGCGACCCGCAGCGCGCGACGCTGA
- a CDS encoding SdpI family protein → MSAASAWLSTAVAVLAILAGAFLPSAGVGPGGEGDGEIAASLGVLAATGIAIVVALRLWALRLGRAAVAPVALRFDAMLVAIGLVFAASQYALAVGGGVWSAPAGRWTVIALALLVFCLGWVSAGIGRNRFVGFRTPRTLADDAAWRAANQRFGRALMLLSPASLLGLFAGGGWGPAIALLPAFVVAVAFLVSDRRAPR, encoded by the coding sequence ATGAGTGCCGCATCCGCCTGGCTGTCCACCGCCGTCGCCGTCCTGGCGATCCTCGCCGGAGCCTTTCTTCCTTCTGCCGGCGTCGGACCGGGCGGGGAGGGTGACGGCGAGATCGCCGCGTCGCTCGGCGTGCTCGCCGCGACCGGCATCGCCATCGTCGTCGCCCTGCGCCTGTGGGCGCTGCGCCTGGGCCGGGCGGCGGTTGCGCCGGTAGCGCTGCGGTTCGATGCGATGCTCGTCGCCATCGGCCTCGTCTTCGCCGCCAGCCAGTACGCCCTGGCGGTGGGCGGGGGCGTCTGGTCGGCGCCGGCCGGACGGTGGACTGTCATCGCGCTTGCCCTTCTCGTCTTCTGCCTCGGCTGGGTCTCCGCCGGCATCGGCCGCAACCGCTTCGTCGGCTTCCGCACCCCGCGCACCCTCGCCGACGACGCCGCCTGGCGCGCCGCCAATCAACGCTTCGGGCGGGCGCTCATGCTGCTTTCGCCTGCCTCACTTCTGGGCCTGTTCGCCGGCGGCGGCTGGGGGCCGGCCATCGCGCTTTTGCCCGCCTTCGTCGTCGCCGTCGCCTTCCTGGTCAGCGACCGCCGGGCGCCGCGCTAG
- a CDS encoding alpha/beta hydrolase, giving the protein MVRALIAQGWDAVPVGTASAFETVVGGRIVVRSWARREPDPGRGLRRIVVWQEVDLVALNRPGGRVRAVFDIACRPDLAPRRVTIRSRAGEAVLTISATGAEARLVDGSRLKLDDGRYGLILPDNVPALADLHLRLLSAQKRLPFACRALVTGTLQGLDYRIEPDGALLRSNIGEWFRLDDDGRLAAILSEPGGPEVARRVEARVPRWRGLERSEGGTRRAGADRAATEVPATPAGVRERDVSLAFDGRKVWGRLLRPQGRIRAAALLLGGSGHHDRFGRAGTIDLGYRDLALDLVARGIAVLQVDKPGAGRTHLDPAFLKPRFTRTIALARAWRERLTRLVPAGTPIVLIGHSEGGQVATALAAEDPSLAGLCVIATAYADIDRVLEDQVNAESEDLGLGETEAERRLADTRAFFAWVRGGDGGEPPARMKPLAHLADWYRDLLATTPERLLPGVSVPVLVLHGGADIQVPAEDAARIAAAVRTAGGTVRQRIFSDLDHLMKRTAPATNIARYGDRRRRVAKPVTNTIADWLAEVLARRPAVADQEGDGDDEGGQKRDGRPPAAAGEQAQK; this is encoded by the coding sequence ATGGTTCGCGCACTGATCGCGCAGGGATGGGATGCGGTTCCGGTCGGAACCGCGAGCGCCTTCGAGACGGTCGTCGGCGGACGCATCGTCGTGCGCTCCTGGGCAAGACGGGAGCCCGATCCCGGGCGCGGCCTGCGCCGGATCGTCGTCTGGCAGGAGGTCGACCTCGTCGCGCTCAACCGCCCCGGCGGGCGCGTGCGGGCCGTCTTCGACATCGCCTGCCGGCCCGATCTGGCGCCCCGGCGAGTGACGATCCGCAGCCGTGCCGGCGAGGCCGTGCTGACCATTTCCGCAACCGGCGCCGAGGCCCGCCTGGTCGACGGCTCGCGGCTGAAACTCGACGACGGGCGCTACGGCCTGATCCTGCCCGACAACGTTCCAGCCCTCGCCGATCTGCATCTGCGCCTGCTGAGCGCGCAGAAGCGACTGCCTTTCGCCTGTCGCGCGCTGGTCACCGGCACGCTGCAGGGCCTCGACTACCGGATCGAGCCGGACGGCGCGCTGCTGCGCTCCAACATCGGCGAATGGTTCCGCCTGGATGACGACGGCCGCCTCGCCGCGATCCTGTCGGAACCCGGCGGACCGGAGGTCGCCCGCCGCGTCGAGGCCCGCGTGCCACGTTGGCGCGGCCTCGAGCGCAGCGAAGGCGGCACGCGGCGCGCCGGCGCCGACCGGGCCGCAACCGAGGTCCCGGCCACCCCCGCAGGGGTGCGGGAGCGCGACGTGTCGCTGGCCTTCGACGGCCGGAAGGTCTGGGGTAGACTGCTCCGGCCACAGGGCCGCATCCGCGCCGCCGCCCTGCTGCTCGGCGGCTCGGGACACCACGACCGCTTCGGGCGCGCCGGCACGATCGACCTCGGTTACCGCGACCTGGCGCTGGATCTTGTCGCCAGGGGCATCGCCGTGCTGCAGGTCGACAAGCCCGGCGCCGGGCGCACCCACCTCGACCCGGCCTTCCTCAAGCCCCGCTTCACCCGCACCATCGCCCTTGCCCGCGCCTGGCGGGAGCGCCTGACGCGCCTCGTGCCGGCCGGCACGCCGATCGTCCTGATCGGCCACAGCGAGGGCGGCCAGGTCGCCACCGCGCTTGCCGCCGAGGATCCCTCTCTCGCCGGCCTGTGCGTCATCGCGACCGCCTATGCCGACATCGACCGGGTGCTCGAGGATCAGGTCAACGCGGAGTCGGAGGATCTCGGGCTGGGCGAGACGGAAGCCGAACGCCGGCTCGCCGACACGCGCGCCTTCTTCGCCTGGGTGCGCGGCGGCGACGGCGGCGAGCCGCCGGCGCGCATGAAACCCCTCGCCCATCTCGCCGACTGGTACCGCGACCTTCTGGCGACCACGCCCGAGCGCCTGCTGCCCGGCGTGTCGGTGCCGGTCCTCGTCCTGCACGGCGGCGCCGACATCCAGGTCCCGGCCGAGGACGCGGCGCGGATCGCCGCGGCGGTGCGCACGGCCGGCGGGACCGTGCGCCAGCGCATCTTCTCCGACCTCGACCACCTGATGAAGCGCACGGCGCCGGCAACCAACATCGCCCGCTACGGCGACCGGCGCCGGCGGGTGGCGAAGCCCGTGACCAACACGATCGCCGACTGGCTGGCGGAAGTGCTAGCGCGGCGCCCGGCGGTCGCTGACCAGGAAGGCGACGGCGACGACGAAGGCGGGCAAAAGCGCGATGGCCGGCCCCCAGCCGCCGCCGGCGAACAGGCCCAGAAGTGA
- a CDS encoding methyltransferase: MLALTSGTALQSVCQSLERAGLRDLFACGDPLHPRYERWLHARANAPERLRPLVDVFLLGRAAPRADLGALRADALDALLQSGVLKATDGGALHLGGLCLLPTLGVWLLCQVPQPGPTLYYGDDSVGLAWRLSAKPGDRALDLCAGPGIQALRLAAMGAEVVAVEINPVAASLAQLNAAANGLGERISVRIGSLYQAVGARERFDLVSANPPLLPVPDNVPYPFVGHGGPDGLSITRRILDGLPGVLSERGVARLLGTTLSDGYLPLCLEEMETWARTHAMDMIMFVTSHFGLAAGDAYLEGLAQTSAATGRISLDEARARYLACFAARGASHMCAYFFHIVPGRGSFDLADLAEEPPRDIWFAH; the protein is encoded by the coding sequence ATGCTTGCCCTGACATCCGGAACGGCGCTGCAAAGCGTCTGCCAGTCGCTCGAGCGCGCCGGCCTGCGCGACCTGTTCGCCTGCGGCGATCCCTTGCATCCGCGCTACGAGCGCTGGCTGCACGCCCGTGCCAACGCGCCCGAACGCCTGCGCCCGCTGGTCGACGTGTTCCTGCTCGGCCGGGCGGCGCCCCGCGCGGATCTCGGCGCGCTCAGGGCCGACGCGCTCGACGCGCTGCTGCAAAGCGGCGTGCTGAAGGCGACCGACGGCGGCGCCCTGCACCTCGGCGGCCTGTGCCTGCTGCCGACGCTCGGCGTATGGCTGCTGTGCCAGGTGCCGCAGCCCGGACCGACGCTCTACTACGGCGACGACTCGGTCGGCCTCGCCTGGCGGCTGAGCGCCAAGCCCGGCGACCGGGCGCTCGACCTGTGCGCCGGCCCGGGCATCCAGGCGCTCAGGCTCGCCGCCATGGGCGCCGAGGTGGTCGCGGTCGAGATCAACCCGGTCGCCGCCTCGCTGGCCCAGCTCAACGCCGCCGCCAACGGGCTCGGCGAGCGGATCTCGGTGCGCATCGGCAGCCTCTACCAGGCGGTCGGGGCGCGCGAGCGCTTCGACCTGGTCAGCGCCAACCCGCCGCTGCTGCCGGTCCCCGACAACGTGCCCTATCCGTTCGTCGGCCACGGCGGACCGGACGGGCTGAGCATCACCCGACGCATCCTCGACGGCCTGCCCGGCGTGCTGTCGGAACGCGGTGTCGCCCGGCTGCTGGGCACAACGCTCAGCGACGGCTACCTGCCACTCTGCCTGGAGGAGATGGAGACATGGGCACGCACGCATGCGATGGACATGATCATGTTCGTCACCTCCCATTTCGGCCTTGCGGCGGGCGACGCCTATCTGGAAGGCCTGGCGCAGACCTCGGCGGCGACCGGGCGGATCTCCCTGGACGAGGCGCGCGCGCGCTATCTCGCCTGTTTCGCCGCCCGCGGCGCGAGCCACATGTGCGCCTATTTCTTCCACATCGTCCCGGGTCGTGGCAGCTTCGACCTGGCGGACCTCGCCGAGGAGCCACCGAGAGACATATGGTTCGCGCACTGA
- a CDS encoding radical SAM protein — MALLQPRQLTVLTTSQCTAACDHCSMNSAPDRRERLDFATIRDTIDALHDAQPLGVVIFAGGEPTLLGETLLDAIAHADGLGITTRIVTNASWAITPTKARAKITELRQAGLAELNISADDYHLPWIPFANVAHAWREAKGRGFSSVVIANCYGPNSLVTPDWIMEQLGERLPMRFDADGTPLGIPPPAADGTAYLMSNSYLQMLGRAHGRIDPADVIFPADPTELNGGCPWAVRSAALSPRGRLVACCGMEAEDNAVLDFGAVRDAGAQALVEKADRSAIMNAIALLGPAWVQDFVRRRRPDIAFRPRYATVCEICEDIVSRREVVEALKANLGALEPAVVFARLGAGASVERIETEDAA; from the coding sequence ATGGCCCTGCTGCAACCCCGCCAGCTGACCGTTCTGACCACCAGCCAGTGCACGGCCGCCTGCGACCACTGTTCGATGAATTCCGCGCCCGACCGGCGCGAGCGGCTGGATTTCGCCACCATCCGCGACACCATCGACGCCCTGCACGACGCCCAGCCGCTCGGCGTGGTGATCTTCGCCGGCGGCGAACCGACGCTGCTCGGCGAAACCCTGCTCGACGCCATCGCCCATGCCGACGGCCTCGGCATCACCACACGCATCGTCACCAACGCCTCCTGGGCCATCACGCCGACCAAGGCACGTGCCAAGATCACCGAACTGCGCCAGGCCGGCCTGGCGGAACTCAACATCAGCGCCGACGACTACCACCTGCCGTGGATCCCATTCGCCAACGTCGCCCATGCCTGGCGCGAGGCGAAGGGGCGCGGCTTCTCCTCCGTCGTCATCGCCAACTGTTACGGGCCGAACAGTCTGGTCACGCCCGACTGGATCATGGAACAACTCGGCGAGCGCCTGCCGATGCGCTTCGATGCGGACGGCACGCCGCTCGGCATCCCGCCGCCGGCCGCCGACGGGACGGCCTACCTGATGTCCAATTCCTATCTGCAGATGCTCGGCCGGGCGCACGGACGCATCGATCCGGCCGACGTGATCTTCCCGGCCGACCCGACCGAGCTGAACGGCGGCTGCCCGTGGGCGGTGCGCAGCGCCGCGCTGTCGCCGCGCGGCCGCCTCGTGGCCTGCTGCGGCATGGAGGCCGAAGACAACGCCGTGCTCGATTTCGGCGCCGTGCGCGACGCCGGCGCCCAGGCGCTGGTCGAGAAGGCCGACCGCAGCGCGATCATGAACGCCATCGCCCTGCTCGGCCCCGCCTGGGTGCAGGACTTCGTGCGCCGGCGCCGGCCAGACATCGCGTTCCGGCCGCGCTACGCCACGGTCTGCGAGATCTGCGAAGACATCGTCTCGCGCCGCGAGGTGGTCGAGGCGCTCAAGGCCAACCTCGGCGCGCTGGAGCCGGCGGTCGTCTTCGCCCGGCTCGGCGCCGGCGCCAGCGTCGAACGGATCGAAACGGAGGATGCCGCCTGA